In Pasteuria penetrans, the genomic stretch AATTGATCTCTTTGCTCCGCCGCCGAGTACGTTCGGTCGGTTAATCTTATGGTTCTTCCCCCTGTTTTGTTGAGTTTGCCAATGCACTGATCCGCAAAGGGGCACTTCTTGCAATCCTCCCTGTTGAAATAAGTCACACTGGTCCCGCTCCCTGGTTTTCTCCCTGGTTTGTACTGGCTGTTCTCGGGTTCCTTGTTTGCCACGCATCGTGTAATTTCCTTTGTTCTTTTGTCTCGCACAAACGTGCTTGCCCTCAATTTATCGGGGTTCTCCCTTCGGCCCGTCATATTGGTGAAGCATAGCGAAATACCCTTTGATTGGGCAAGTTCGCTTATCTCATGGCTGTAGTACCCCCCATCGGCACACAACCGCATTCCATCATGGGGAACCCATGTTTCTATGTACTCCTTCGCAAAGGCCGTATCTGGATGAAGGGAACCTTTCATATCAAAGAAGGAAATTAGGCTTACTCCCTTCTCTCCATCACGATCCTCTACGATTTGTCCGGAATATCCCCCTGTTTGTTCTTCTTCCTGTACTGAGCATCAGGATCATAAGGGCTTTGTAGACTACCAGAACGCACCTTGGAGAGCATCCTGAGATTTCCTTGTTCATCCTCCTCAGTTTGTTCCCAGATCACCCTTTCCAGCAATGCATACTCCTTGGTTGATCTGATGTTGTCATAGTGGGAGACCTGTTCCCTTACAGCCAAGCAAACCCCAATTAGCTCTGCAGTCCTATGATCCCTTGTTGTTGCCCCTTTTTTGGGGGGAAGGGGAGGCTGATAGCCCAATGATTGCCGACTATCGATGTCTGTTAGTTTACACCCCTTCTCCAGAAAAACCCCCCACTCCGCGGGGAGGGGAATCAGGAGTTCAGCCGAGATACAAACCACATTTTTCGCCACCAGATAGATCACGTCATTACGGGTCAATTTCCTTATGTTGCTGTTGATTAGCGTGCTATCCATTCTACGGCAGGTGGATGTCATACCTACTATTGACTTTTGGAAGGTGGTAAAGTGCTGAAAGGAGTCCCGTGTAACATTGCATTTTGTTTTCTCCTCGTATGCCAACAACCGTTTTCTGCCTTCGTATAATGTTCTCCTACCTATAAGGGGCTTTCCTTTTTTGCCCCCCAGAGCTTCAAAGAACACTCCTTCCCGTGGAATACGTTCGATCAATTCCCTGTCTGTCCACCCAAAGGTTTCTTTAATGGACTCCAGGATTATGGTAAAAAGGATATCCTTGCAGGGTTGACCGATAGTATTATGATAATCGGCATATGTTTCCTTGTACCATGAAGCATGTTTCTCATAATACTCGCAAAGGGTTGCAAGTTTAATTTCTTCCTTGGTGGAACACCAGCGCCACTTATCCGCGAAGCATTCAATCCATTCCTCTACCCCTTCCAAGTTCGACTGTTCTATGGTACAATACCCTGAGACCATCTGTTATCAACCTCCCTTTATAGTGGGTATAAAGAGGATTGTATAGGAATAACAGATGGTCTTCAAGTTTCTTTGGGGGTATTTTTCAGGCAGTACATATAAAGTTGTTTCGAATATACGTGAGGAAGATAGGTTCATGTCCTATTTTGTCTATATATTCTGAATATTATTATAATATCGGTAGTCCAACCATAATTATGAAACCGAGCTTCTATAGATAGTATGATTTCATAAAAGTTTATGTAGTTATTTTTTATGAATCCACAAAGGCCCACTTTCTATTTTTATTCGAACCTCAGGAAACAATTGTGAACATTTTTAACAGCACTAGCACCATAGATAAAAAATTATTTTCTTGCCCCTCCCGCGATAACACGGCAGCATATTATTGTGGGTGTGAACCTCTGAACAAGGTTTTTAGAGGGTATTTTCCTCACTGCCTCAGAATTATTAGTCAGGTATTTAGGCTGCTCATATGACACAAGGTCCCTTGGTTCCTCCATTGACAATCGTTATGGGAAGTTTGGTTTATTACATATCCAGTATCCATGAATGCCAATTCTGGCCTCCTTCCGCCGCATCCTCGGCCGATATCCAACAAGAGGAAAGCGGATAGCTGTTTTTTCTGAACGGGCTCTCCAAGATATTGAAAAATTGCAGGAGCAGGTGTGTTTGTCCTAGTTATGGATGGGGGCAGTTTTTCATTAAAGGGAGTTGATTATGGGGAAACCCTGGATTCTAATCGGTTTGGTGTGGCCCGCGGGAGCGGATTGTGTACAATCTATGACCGTCCAAATCATTCCGGGTCGTGAACAGGGGATCCGTATCTTTTCAGCCCAGGGAATATGAGAGAATTGCGGCTCTTTTGAGAGGCGAGGGGGACATTGATTACCAAATTTCAAGGTTTTGATAAGGGGAAACAGAAGCCATTCTGTAGGGATATGATGTCAAGGCGGGGCTGTGCTTATAAGTTAGGCTTTCGGGCTCAGAAAACTATGGAAGCGGCTGTATGAAGGTGTTGGGACGGGTAAGGTGGAATCACAGGTGTTTGATTTTCTTATGCGAACTGATTTCTCTCGCATTTTTGGGGTAGTCCAAGAAGAAGCCACAGTGACTATGTTGTTGCTAAGGGGGGACACGCCCCCACCCAGTCCCTGGGGTGGTAGGTAAACGCGTCGGGATCCGGAATGCGTACGAGGAGGTATTTACATAATTGATAGAATGTGCTATACTTACATAGAAGTATGGTTCTTATGAATTTATGTATATATATTTACTATAACTTCTAAGGTGTGTGCTATTTTACTATGAAAATAAGAGTAAAGTACATTTGTAGGTCGTTATTGTTACCGTTGGGGGGACTTTTTTCTGTAATGTCCCTGCTTTCTCCCGTTCAGGCGTCGCACTATATTGGGGAAAGTGTATTTCGTGACACTACTGGGTGTTATTACCATTCTGGTAGATGGATTCATCCTGATGGCGACATAGTTGATTTATCGAGGAGACATTGTAGTGGGAATTGGGTGGGATACGCCTGGCCGGAGGGTCCCCGTACAAAGTGGAATTCATACCCATCCTGGCAGTATAATCAGTACCCATCCTGGCGGTATAATCAGTACCCATCCTGGCAGTATAATCAGTACCCATCCTGGCAGTATAATCAGTACCCATCCTGGCAGTATAATCAGTACCCATCCTGGCAGTATAATCAGTACCCATCCTGGTAGTATAATTAGTACCCATCCTGGCTGATATAGTCATACTTGGAACGGGTATACAATGTCCATATACTATCTTTTCCAGCAGCATTCGAACGGGTAATGTACATTCCCCCCGAAGGAATTTTTGGCCCTCCGGGGGAATATTCCCCCACCCTGATTAGGAATCCGGATAGGCCCCTGCGGATTCGGGGGCCCCGCTAGGGGCTTTTTTGACCCGACACCCTATGAGAGGGTTGGCTGAGATGCCATCCCTACTCGACGTGAGAGACTTGGCTGAAATGCCGGGTCTACTCGACAAGGTAAGATCCCTTATATTCTTGATGATGTGAAAGCAAACAAACAAACAAGCGCGTTGGGGAATCCCGATAGAGCAAACTTAGTATAGGTAGGGGCTCGGTCCATGACAATAACTGCTGGATCAAATTCCTATAGGTGGTGATTTTACCTCTGGTAGTCCGTAAGTTCCTCATATTTTCGGCCCTTTGTCACAGCCAATACGGACCCAAGTTTTGTATCATAGGTATAGCTTGCGTGGTTCTTACCTTTCCTTGTCGATGTATCATCTATACCGATGGTCAAACAACGTCCCTGTTCCCTGGCCTGCCTAATGGCCTTTTCCTCAAGTTCTTTTCTCTTTCTAGGAAGAAATTCATCAAAAAATAGGGTATAACCTGTTCTCACCGGTATTCCATGTAATCTTGCTGCTTTCGCTGCTGAAGATAGTATTGCCGTTGACGAAAGCATTTCCTTACAAAAGTCTGCATATTTTTTCCCTTTCCCAACAAATACATACACATGGTTGAATTTGTCTTCGCAGTAGTACATTTCCATCGTTGGGGGTTCATAACAGATTCAATTTCCCATAAGCCAAGGATGCCGTGTTTTATTTTTCGTTTCTTATCGAATCCCGCTCTCACCAATTTTTATCCCAAGTTTCCCGAATCTTCACAGGAATACCTGATTCCCGGGGATGGACGGTTGGCAATGGACTTCAGGATATAACGAATTATCATTTTATCTGATCTTGTGGGTCCTAATTTCTCTATTTTCATGATTTTCACCTCGTTCGAAAAGAGGGGCCTTGGGAAATCCGGTTTTCATCCCGATAACCCCTTATTTCCTGATAGAGGGTGGGTTGCCTATGATTATAACATATAAAACTTAAATTTTATAAAAATAACGTATATGTCCTACTGTGTTCCCGCAAGAATACCTTGGAATACAGTGGGAGGGAATCCAGATCTAAGCAGATATAAACACAGAAACCTACCACGATGCATTCGATCTATCGAACCATGGTTCAACCCTCACTCCTGCTGGGATCGAACCCCCAGGTCCGATGATATACGGCCAAGATCCAAAGTGTTTTACATAAAAGGAAACTCAGCGAATGGGACCTGAAAAATTTGCTCAGGAATTCATATCCACAACAGGATGTTGCCCAGAATACGTGTGAGACTCTGTTTACATAACTGATAAAATATGTTATATTGAGAGAGTAGCTTGGTTCTTAATGAATTCATGTTTATTAATTAAGTAGGGGGTACTATTTTTACTATGAAAATAAGAGTAAAATTCAATTATAGATCGTTATTGTTACCGTTAGGAGGATTGTTTTCCGTAATGTCCCTGCTTCCCCCCGCCCATGCGATGACCCATATCGAGAAGGATACACCTCGTGATACATCTGGGTGTTATTACCACGATGGCAAATGGAACCATCCTGACAACGATATGGTTGGTTCACCGAAGAAACCTTGTAGTGGAAACAGGGTGGGTGCTTCTGTTCAGGCGTTGCACGACATCCGGGAAGATAGTAGTACATCTCCTGGTGTTACAATGGGTAAGGATCATGAAGGGGATACCTCTTCAAAGTCCCTACTAGATTCCATTTGGGGAGATAACCTACTAGGGTCCTTACGAAAGTCCCTTTCTGAATCAAACCAGAAACCAGAGGATAAGAATCATGGGGAAGATAATTTTTGGGGGTTCCTACTAGGATCAGGTTCGAATTCTGAATCAGGTTCGAAATCAGAGAGTGGGAATCATACTCAGCAGCTACAACCTCAGCAGTTACACCCTAACTTCCCACCAATACAGCAGCAAGCACACCCTAACAATACAGCAGCAAGCACACCCTAAGAAGGTACTCCTGCGGATCAACAACATGCTATACTGAAGTAAGTAATCTAAGTGAAATCGGTTCAATCCCCGGTTTTTTGGCTTTCACCACGGTCTGATATTTCATGATTCCCCTTATGGGGATACAAGGGAAAGCATCCAAACGGGTGGGTGCATTCCCCCTGTATTTTTAATTATAATTTTTTATTATCTTTATAGA encodes the following:
- a CDS encoding transposase; the encoded protein is MKGSLHPDTAFAKEYIETWVPHDGMRLCADGGYYSHEISELAQSKGISLCFTNMTGRRENPDKLRASTFVRDKRTKEITRCVANKEPENSQYKPGRKPGSGTSVTYFNREDCKKCPFADQCIGKLNKTGGRTIRLTDRTYSAAEQRDQLEETKYREAGNSRAAIEGVCSALKNAYGARRLKVRGERRARLTMFAKCVAYNTSQVSEYIVKFIRIIRREAIS